A part of Candidatus Deferrimicrobium borealis genomic DNA contains:
- a CDS encoding MFS transporter, with amino-acid sequence MEKTGSGVVFPLAVTLAIQALVAMASVTVPVLAPAASADTGIALAHLGVFMAFVYVGGMASTLASGDFILRYGPIRVSQCCLVLSGLGLAATASGAVPLMVLGALLIGAGYGPVTPASSQILARTAPPGRLSLTFSLKQTGVPLGGAIAGALVPPLVLFYGWKGAAIAVGAICVLLAFLSELSRAGLDVDREKGRPIRFKGVAGPLKMVLSSKPLRELATASFFFASMQVCLTTYLVSFLTTSLGVPLVRAGLTLTVALGAGVAGRIVWGGIADRLIVPRRMLGTLGLVMALSAAGTCLLSLSWPYAAIVVLGALFGASAVGWNGVYLAEVARKAPPGMAGMATGGTLFFTFFGGVVAPPIFGGIAGAGHRYALAYFLIAIPVFLFSLMLFRGPAAGSRGARPGGRTRRRRRRAA; translated from the coding sequence GTGGAGAAAACGGGTTCCGGGGTCGTCTTTCCCCTGGCCGTCACGTTGGCGATCCAGGCGCTGGTCGCGATGGCCTCGGTCACGGTTCCCGTGCTCGCGCCCGCGGCGTCCGCGGATACGGGGATCGCCCTCGCGCACCTCGGCGTCTTCATGGCGTTCGTCTACGTCGGGGGGATGGCATCCACCCTCGCCAGCGGGGATTTCATCCTGCGGTACGGCCCGATCCGGGTCAGCCAGTGCTGCCTGGTCCTCTCCGGGCTCGGGCTGGCCGCCACGGCGTCGGGAGCCGTCCCGCTCATGGTCCTCGGCGCCCTGCTGATCGGGGCCGGGTACGGGCCGGTGACGCCCGCGAGTTCCCAGATCCTTGCCCGGACCGCCCCGCCCGGCCGTTTGTCCCTGACGTTCTCCCTGAAGCAGACCGGCGTGCCGCTGGGGGGAGCGATCGCCGGGGCCCTGGTTCCTCCCCTGGTCCTCTTCTACGGGTGGAAGGGGGCGGCGATCGCGGTGGGCGCGATCTGCGTCCTCCTCGCCTTCCTCTCCGAGCTGTCCAGGGCAGGCCTCGACGTCGACCGGGAAAAGGGCCGGCCGATCCGTTTCAAGGGGGTCGCCGGGCCGCTGAAAATGGTCCTTTCCAGCAAGCCGCTCCGGGAACTGGCCACGGCGTCGTTTTTTTTCGCTTCCATGCAGGTTTGCCTGACCACCTACCTCGTCTCCTTCCTGACGACGAGCCTGGGCGTTCCGCTGGTCCGCGCCGGGCTGACGCTGACCGTCGCCCTGGGCGCGGGGGTCGCGGGACGCATCGTCTGGGGCGGCATCGCGGACCGGCTGATCGTGCCGCGCCGGATGCTCGGGACGCTGGGCCTCGTCATGGCATTGTCGGCGGCGGGGACCTGCCTCCTCTCCCTTTCCTGGCCGTACGCCGCCATCGTCGTCCTCGGGGCCCTCTTCGGCGCCTCCGCGGTCGGCTGGAACGGCGTGTACCTTGCCGAGGTCGCGCGCAAGGCGCCTCCGGGGATGGCGGGGATGGCCACGGGGGGGACCCTGTTCTTCACGTTCTTCGGAGGGGTGGTCGCCCCTCCGATCTTCGGCGGGATCGCGGGCGCCGGACACCGATACGCGCTCGCCTAC
- the garR gene encoding 2-hydroxy-3-oxopropionate reductase, with product MKIGFIGLGIMGKPMSRNLLKAGYELVVLDRNPDVMNDLASEGAGTAATPKEVAETTDVVITMLPNSPHVKEVVLGADGVIHGARPGAAVIDMSSIAPLVSREIGQRLAEKGVEMLDAPVSGGEPKAIAGTLSVMVGGKKEVFERYYPVMKAMAGSVVLTGDLGAGNITKLANQIIVALNIAAMSEALVLASKAGVSPDLVYQAIRGGLAGSAVLDAKAPLVMDRKFNPGFRIHLHIKDLANVLETSHEIGVPLPLTASVMEVMQALKADGFGDLDHGALVRYYETLAKVEVKR from the coding sequence ATGAAAATCGGGTTTATCGGACTGGGGATCATGGGCAAACCGATGAGCAGGAATCTGCTCAAGGCAGGCTACGAACTCGTGGTGCTGGACAGAAATCCGGACGTCATGAACGACCTCGCTTCCGAAGGCGCCGGGACGGCCGCCACGCCGAAAGAGGTCGCGGAAACGACGGATGTCGTCATCACCATGTTGCCGAATTCCCCGCACGTCAAAGAGGTCGTTCTGGGGGCGGATGGAGTGATCCACGGCGCCAGACCGGGAGCCGCGGTGATCGACATGAGCTCGATCGCACCGCTGGTGAGTCGCGAGATCGGGCAGCGGTTGGCGGAGAAAGGGGTGGAAATGCTGGACGCCCCGGTCAGCGGCGGGGAGCCCAAGGCGATCGCCGGGACCCTTTCGGTGATGGTCGGCGGGAAGAAAGAGGTGTTCGAGCGGTACTATCCGGTGATGAAGGCGATGGCGGGATCCGTCGTCCTGACCGGGGATCTCGGGGCCGGGAACATCACCAAGCTGGCCAACCAGATCATCGTCGCGCTCAATATCGCAGCCATGTCCGAAGCCCTGGTCCTGGCCAGCAAGGCGGGCGTGTCGCCGGATCTCGTCTACCAGGCCATTCGCGGGGGGCTGGCCGGAAGCGCCGTGCTCGACGCCAAGGCGCCGCTGGTGATGGATCGGAAATTCAATCCCGGGTTCCGCATCCATCTGCATATCAAGGACCTGGCGAACGTGCTGGAGACCTCCCACGAAATCGGCGTGCCGCTTCCGCTGACCGCATCGGTGATGGAGGTGATGCAGGCGCTCAAGGCGGACGGTTTCGGCGATCTCGACCACGGCGCGCTTGTCCGGTATTACGAAACGCTGGCGAAGGTCGAGGTGAAACGATAG
- a CDS encoding cupin domain-containing protein, translated as MHVGNWKDVAGKAVTEAGAGGVTIRVLMGDNVGASNFTTRHFEVAPGGHTPFHAHPWEHEVFVLSGKGKVKRKDGETDVGPGSFVFVPPDEEHAFANAGAETFSFLCAIPATKVCLR; from the coding sequence ATGCACGTGGGGAACTGGAAGGACGTCGCGGGGAAGGCGGTCACCGAGGCGGGGGCGGGCGGGGTCACCATCCGTGTCCTGATGGGGGACAACGTCGGGGCGTCGAACTTCACGACGCGCCACTTCGAGGTGGCCCCGGGCGGCCACACGCCGTTCCACGCCCACCCGTGGGAGCACGAGGTGTTCGTCCTCTCGGGGAAGGGGAAGGTGAAGCGGAAGGACGGCGAGACGGACGTCGGGCCGGGGAGCTTCGTCTTCGTCCCGCCCGACGAGGAGCACGCATTCGCCAACGCGGGGGCGGAGACCTTCTCCTTCCTGTGCGCCATCCCGGCGACAAAGGTGTGCCTGCGGTAG
- a CDS encoding BrnA antitoxin family protein, whose translation MRRKPLTDKSGEVRELTREDIRAMRPAIEVLPPELLAILPKRKPGQRGPQRAPVKKKISLRVDAEVLAYYKATGPGLQGRVNEALKKAALGKSSRKGRAA comes from the coding sequence ATGAGAAGGAAACCGCTGACGGATAAATCCGGGGAAGTTCGGGAGCTGACTCGCGAGGACATCCGCGCGATGCGCCCAGCAATCGAGGTTCTCCCGCCGGAGCTCCTCGCGATCCTGCCGAAGCGGAAGCCCGGCCAGCGGGGGCCCCAACGCGCCCCGGTGAAGAAGAAGATTTCCCTGCGCGTCGATGCCGAAGTGCTCGCTTATTACAAGGCGACCGGTCCCGGATTGCAGGGCAGGGTCAACGAGGCGCTGAAGAAAGCCGCGCTCGGGAAGTCGTCCCGGAAGGGGAGGGCGGCGTAA